The Podospora pseudocomata strain CBS 415.72m chromosome 3, whole genome shotgun sequence genome window below encodes:
- a CDS encoding hypothetical protein (CAZy:AA3; COG:E; EggNog:ENOG503NUQT) — MSGALWVVAQLSMLRGFSEGPSVTTTTGMYLLLSTIRTHLAWSNNTRAELSGVNDSSWNWDDLQPYFRKAIQLGSGPHPDIARVYNMTYNAGSYGTNTSKHSIFATFSRGHTPAIIPIYQALRGYPGVEIPIDHSVGTLGLAWTPRSMEPISFNRSYSRSGHYDGLNRDNYHLLTATRVEKVVFKGKTAEGVEISPRWAEAHEGKGKGKGKINGKGSGKRVIRARKEIVLSAGAIHTPQILQLSGIGPASLLKQAKIPVIVDLPGVGANLQDHAYQPAVQFNWTTPPPYPEVNTTLPPIEAFLFGPGLNLMLGLPGISPTRYQSLAASYLSQSPSEFLPKHIHPTIIAGYAQQQRLYAAGMLDKNFAFSATGVGALPVAAPQLMHGLSRGTVTLNLSSPLSEPIVDYRFASNPLDLDIVAENIKFYRRFYTGPDSTLRQYVDLTLGESQPGKGYQSDEGLKGWLRENLVPSVYHPSGTAAKMAREWGGVVNEGLEVYGVKGLSVVDTSIFPTIPGAATSMTVYAVAEKAADLIKARAVVVVGF; from the exons ATGTCGGGTGCATTGTGGGTGGTAGCTCAGCTGTCAATGCTCAGGGGTTTCAGCGAGGGACCAAGCGTGACTACAACAACTGGTATGTACCTCTTGTTGAGCACAATTCGCACTCATTTGGCCTGGTCTAACAATACCAGGGCTGAGCTTTCCGGTGTCAACGACAGTAGCTGGAATTGGGATGATCTTCAGCCTTACTTCAGAAAG GCCATCCAACTTGGTAGCGGGCCTCATCCAGACATAGCCAGGGTCTACAACATGACATACAACGCAGGGAGTTATGGAACCAACACGAGCAAGCACAGCATCTTTGCCACATTTTCTAGGGGCCATACGCCTGCTATCA TTCCAATCTATCAAGCCCTGCGTGGATATCCTGGTGTGGAAATCCCCATCGACCATTCGGTTGGCACCCTCGGACTAGCCTGGACACCAAGATCAATGGAACCGATCTCTTTCAACCGGTCATATTCTCGAAGTGGACACTATGACGGCCTTAACAGGGACAATTACCACCTGCTCACCGCTACCAGGGTCGAAAAGGTTGTGTTCAAGGGCAAGACAGCAGAAGGTGTGGAGATCTCCCCTCGCTGGGCTGAAGCACACGAGGGCAAAGGCAAGGGGAAGGGCAAAATTAATGGGAAAGGGAGTGGTAAGAGGGTTATCAGAGCTCGGAAAGAGATCGTCCTCTCCGCTGGAGCCATCCACACCCCCCAGATCCTCCAGTTGAGTGGCATTGGCCCTGCTTCTCTTCTCAAGCAAGCGAAGATTCCCGTCATAGTCGACCTTCCCGGTGTTGGCGCTAATTTGCAAGACCACGCTTACCAGCCGGCAGTTCAGTTCAACT ggacaacccccccaccctaCCCAGAAGtgaacaccaccctcccccccatcgaagccttcctcttcggcccCGGCCTCAACCTCATGCTCGGCCTCCCAGGCATCTCCCCTACCCGGTACCAATCCCTTGCCGCTTCCTACCTCTCCCAGTCCCCCTCCGAGTTCCTCCCGAAACAcatccaccccaccatcatcgccggctacgcccaacaacaacgtcTCTACGCCGCAGGCATGCTAGACAAAAACTTTGCCTTCTCCGCCACCGGCGTCGGCGCCCTACCCGTTGCTGCTCCTCAGCTCATGCACGGCCTATCTCGCGGCACCGTCactctcaacctctcctctccgCTGTCAGAACCGATAGTTGACTACCGTTTTGCTTCCAACCCGCTTGATCTTGACATTGTGGCTGAAAACATAAAGTTCTATCGAAGGTTTTACACCGGTCCGGATAGTACACTGAGGCAGTACGTTGATTTGACTTTGGGGGAAAGTCAGCCTGGTAAGGGGTACCAGTCTGATGAGGGGCtgaaggggtggttgagagAGAACTTGGTGCCGAGTGTGTATCACCCAAGTGGGACAGCCGCGAAAATGGCGAGGGAGTGGGGGGGTGTGGTGAATGAAGGGTTGGAGGTATATGGAGTGAAGGGGTTGAGTGTGGTGGATACGAGTATTTTTCCTACTATTCCAGGGGCGGCGACGAGTATGACTGTTtatgctgttgctgagaag GCTGCCGATCTGATCAAGGCGAGGGCTGTAGTTGTTGTAGGCTTTTGA
- a CDS encoding hypothetical protein (EggNog:ENOG503Q4G4; COG:S), translated as MAKYGARLELKDETKQTPLLLACGYERIVGLLLCHGADPTTFNDAGETPYSLASHHMRGIFHRYAYNGRYNLAMLRTEN; from the exons ATGGCCAAGTACGGGGCCAGACTCGAACTTAAGGACGAGACCAAGCAGACGCCGTTATTACTGGCCT GCGGATACGAGAGGATCGTTGGACTTTTGCTCTGTCATGGTGCCGACCCCACTACTTTTAACGACGCCGGTGAAACGCCCTACTCGCTTGCGAGTCATCACATGCGTGGAATTTTCCACCGATATGCGTACAACGGCAGGTATAACCTTGCCATGCTGCGGACGGAAAATTAG
- a CDS encoding hypothetical protein (COG:E; EggNog:ENOG503NVKE) yields MSPQLGALLHRSLRVYQVWGANTEVGKTVFSTILCKLTSGYKPDEKTAFLKPVSTGPAEEADGRHISKFIPGLDSQTLYQFDLPVSPHLAAQVSQQNTPSDEDVLCKIHEFASRLASTNPGWLFVETAGGVHSPGPSGTTQADLYRPLRLPAILIGDAKLGGISSTISAFESLKIRGYDVELILLFEDKTYQNHSYLTPYFQEKHSIPVQTVPLPPPRLSPSNDSSNMQTYYTTALGLPSLSAIPSHLSSLHQARIARLQSMPETASKTIWYPFTQHQQLTPDKITVIDSAKDSHFDTFQSSSPSKSLLRPMFDGSASWWTQGLGHGNPALSLAAAYAAGRYGHVMFAEAVHEPALALAETLITEMGNKRLKRVFYSDNGSTGVEVGVKMALGAARGRYGWAGEEKVGVIGLKGSYHGDTIGAMDCSEPGVFNEKVEWYEGKGAWLGSPGVRCEKGVWAVEGGGEFKTLGDVFDVEGREKRGEGRGYEKEIRGVLEKLVGEEGKKFGALILEPVVLGAGGMHLVDPLFQRTLVKVVRQSPELFGRKHQPNDELDWSGLPVVFDEVFTGIYRLGRFSAASFLGVDPDISVHAKLLTGGLLPLSVTLASESVFRSFLSDDKSDALLHGHSYTAHAVGCQVALESLKTMMKMEKSGEWGWAISSQQKGDDQTQHASSEQVAAIAESRVWSVWSHELVEWLSWQKGVEGVWALGTVLAIHMGSAGSVVGVGYKSTAAKGLQAALLKASEDDGSVHSRVLGNVLYLMAGQTTTEKSVRRVERLVKQGLEDGT; encoded by the exons ATGTCGCCGCAGTTGGGCGCTCTGCTGCACCGCTCGTTGCGTGTGTACCAAGTATGGGGCGCCAACACAGAAGTCGGCAAGACTGTCTTCAGCACCATTCTCTGCAAGTTGACCAGCGGCTACAAGCCGGATGAAAAAACAGCATTCCTCAAGCCCGTTTCTACCGGGCCAGCAGAGGAAGCAGACGGTCG CCACATTTCAAAGTTTATACCGGGACTGGACTCACAGACGCTGTACCAGTTTGATCTTCCCGTGAGCCCTCATCTCGCAGCCCAGGTCTCCCAACAGAATACACCTTCAGACGAAGATGTCCTCTGCAAGATCCACGAATTTGCTTCCCGCCTCGCTTCCACCAACCCCGGATGGCTGTTTGTCGAAACCGCCGGCGGCGTGCACTCCCCTGGCCCTTCCGGCACCACACAAGCCGACCTCTACCGGCCACTTCGCCTCcctgccatcctcatcggcGATGCCAAGCTCGGCGGCATCTCCTCGACCATTTCGGCCTTTGAATCCCTCAAAATTCGTGGCTACGACGTGGAGTTGATCCTCTTGTTCGAGGACAAGACCTACCAAAACCACAGCTATCTTACCCCTTATTTCCAAGAAAAACACTCCATCCCCGTCCAGACagtccccctccctcctccacgtcTTTCGCCCTCTAACGACAGTAGCAACATGCAAACCTACTATACTACAGCTCTGGgtctcccctctctctccgcCATCCCCTCGCATCTTTCGTCGTTGCATCAAGCCCGCATTGCCCGCCTACAGTCCATGCCTGAGACTGCCTCCAAAACAATCTGGTACCCCTTcacccagcaccagcagctcaCCCCGGATAAAATCACCGTCATCGACTCGGCCAAGGACTCCCACTTTGACACTTTCCAGTCGAGTTCACCCAGCAAGTCACTGCTCCGGCCAATGTTTGACGGCTCAGCCTCGTGGTGGACCCAGGGCCTTGGCCACGGGAACCCAGCCCTatctcttgctgctgcttatGCGGCTGGTCGGTATGGGCATGTGATGTTTGCTGAGGCTGTCCATGAGCCTGCTCTCGCGCTGGCAGAGACGCTGATTACCGAGATGGGAAATAAGCGGTTGAAGAGGGTTTTCTACTCTGACAATGGGAGTACGGGGGTGGAAGTGGGGGTGAAAATGGCTTTGGGGGCTGCAAGGGGGAGGTATGGGTGGGCAGGGGAGGAAAAGGTTGGAGTGATTGGGCTCAAAGGGAGTTATCATGGGGATACCATCGGGGCGATGGACTGTAGCGAGCCGGGGGTGTTTAATGAGAAGGTGGAGTGGTATGAAGGAAAGGGAGCTTGGTTGGGGAGTCCGGGGGTGAGGTGTgagaagggggtttgggctgtggaggggggaggggagtttAAGACGTTGGGTGATGTTTTTGATGTGGAGGGacgggagaaaaggggggagggaagggggtatGAGAAGGAGATCAGAGGGGTTTTGGAGAAGCTggtgggtgaagaggggaagaagtTTGGGGCCTTGATTCTGGAGCCGGTTGTGTTGGGGGCGGGTGGGATGCATTTGGT GGATCCCCTTTTTCAGCGGACGCTGGTTAAGGTCGTCCGACAATCACCAGAGCTATTCGGTAGAAAACATCAACCAAACGACGAGCTGGATTGGAGCGGCCTTCCGGTTGTGTTTGACGAGGTCTTTACAGGAATCTATCGTCTCGGCCGCTTCAGTGCTGCCTCGTTTCTCGGCGTCGATCCTGACATTTCCGTCCACGCAAAGCTGCTGACTGGTGGTCTGCTGCCGCTCAGTGTCACCTTGGCATCTGAGAGCGTCTTCCGGTCGTTTTTGAGTGATGATAAGAGCGATGCCCTCTTGCACGGACACAGCTACACGGCTCACGCTGTTGGCTGCCAGGTAGCTTTGGAAAGTCTGAAGAcaatgatgaagatggaaaAGAGTGGGGAGTGGGGTTGGGCTATTTCGAGTCAGCAGAAAGGCGACGATCAAACCCAGCATGCCAGCTCTGAGCAGGTTGCTGCGATTGCTGAATCCAGGGTCTGGTCGGTGTGGAGTCATGAGTTGGTTGAATGGCTTTCATGGCAGaaaggggttgaaggtgtgTGGGCGCTCGGAACAGTCCTGGCGATTCACATGGGCTCGGCGGGCAGTGTCGTAGGTGTAGGCTACAAGAGCACTGCTGCAAAGGGGCTTCAGGCTGCTTTGCTGAAGGCctctgaggatgatggcagTGTGCATAGTCGTGTTTTGGGCAATGTGTTGTACCTGATGGCTGGGCAGACGACGACGGAGAAGAGTGTCAGGCGGGTTGAGAGGCTTGTTAAACAGGGTCTGGAGGATGGCACTTGA
- a CDS encoding hypothetical protein (COG:E; EggNog:ENOG503NVVS), translated as MSQVNQLDASLNKHLDRRKARDMFRSLTLVPPGTADFSSNAYLSLSAQPSVKQTFLSRLQDAAHANTPSLLGSGGSRLLDGNSPKAEALEKTLAAFHSAPASLLFNSAMDANVGLFSCVTQPDDVVLYDELVHASIHDGMRLSRAAEKLSFAHSTVWSTEETVEHGKGKPESLETVLVGLLSRPGGHLFKSGERNVFISVEGVYSMDGDVCPLKDITNCVERWLPKGNGLVIVDEAHSLGVFGERGQGLVSELGLEDRVWARVMGFGKAMGCSGGLILCSDITRSYLINYARTLIYTTAMALPSLISIEVAYEFMMSGGAEPLVHRLRNLVKNAHCLLMEMYERLKPPSHLLRVSLVEPKSSIIPVFTDHPRSLAGHCQQNGFMVRPIVSPTVPKGTERIRLCLHAANTVDEAVGIVSAIESWVVSQMNVSKSRL; from the coding sequence ATGTCACAAGTCAACCAACTCGATGCCTCCCTCAATAAACACCTGGATCGCCGCAAGGCCCGCGACATGTTCCGCAGCCTGACCCTCGTCCCCCCCGGCACAGCAGACTTCTCCTCAAACGCATACCTCTCCCTGTCTGCTCAGCCATCAGTCAAACAAACGTTTTTGTCACGACTTCAAGACGCCGCACACGCCAACACCCCATCTCTCCTCGGCTCAGGAGGCTCCCGTCTCCTCGATGGAAACTCACCCAAGGCAGAAGCGCTCGAGAAAACTCTCGCCGCCTTTCACAGTGCCCCTGCTTCCCTACTCTTCAACTCAGCCATGGACGCCAACGTGGGACTCTTCAGCTGTGTCACGCAGCCAGACGATGTTGTCCTGTACGACGAGCTGGTTCACGCTAGTATCCACGACGGGATGCGTCTCAGCCGAGCTGCCGAAAAGTTATCGTTTGCGCACAGCACAGTCTGGAGCACTGAGGAGACTGTGGAGCACGGAAAAGGGAAGCCCGAGTCGCTGGAAACGGTCTTGGTGGGCCTTCTCAGCAGACCAGGTGGGCATCTCTTCAAGTCCGGGGAGAGAAACGTTTTTATTTCCGTCGAGGGTGTCTACAGCATGGATGGGGATGTTTGTCCCCTGAAAGACATTACAAACTGTGTGGAACGTTGGCTGCCAAAAGGAAACGGACTTGTTATCGTCGATGAGGCTCACTCGTTAGGGGTTTTTGGGGAAAGAGGCCAAGGTCTAGTGTCCGAACTGGGCCTCGAGGATCGAGTGtgggcgagggtgatggggtttGGCAAAGCGATGGGCTGTTCGGGCGGGCTCATCTTGTGTTCTGACATCACCCGATCATACTTGATCAACTATGCTCGCACGCTCATCTACACGACTGCCATGGCGCTTCCGTCTCTGATCAGTATCGAGGTCGCTTACGAATTCATGATGAGCGGCGGAGCTGAGCCACTGGTTCATCGCCTCAGAAACCTCGTCAAGAATGCCCACTGCTTATTGATGGAGATGTACGAGAGATTGAAACCTCCATCACATTTACTTCGCGTCAGCTTGGTTGAGCCAAAATCCTCCATTATCCCGGTATTTACCGATCATCCACGCAGCCTAGCAGGTCACTGTCAACAGAACGGATTCATGGTGCGCCCTATTGTCTCTCCAACGGTGCCCAAGGGAACAGAGAGGATACGTCTATGCCTTCACGCTGCCAACACTGTAGATGAGGCTGTCGGGATAGTGTCAGCAATAGAATCATGGGTAGTTTCTCAGATGAATGTTTCAAAGTCGAGACTCTAG
- the BIO2 gene encoding biotin synthase (COG:H; EggNog:ENOG503NVE4), with protein MLARSSARVLLRCPPFPTGLGGQTPIVGASSRWLTTLGHRRQQSTAIADATANANDQDVASIHDNVEHQQWARQVLRDAVAAAAPRYTWSKEETAAIYHQPLMELAFQAAQVHRRFHNPSEVQLCTLMNIKTGGCSEDCSYCAQSTRYQKGTGLQAKRVETVETVLEAARIAKANGSTRFCMGAAWRDMRGRNNSLRNVKEMVSGVRAMGMEVCVTLGMIDAEQAKELREAGLTAYNHNLDTSREFYPSIISTRTYDERLATLGHVRDAGINVCSGGILGLGETDKDRIGLLHTAATLPSHPESFPVNALVPIKGTPLGDRKPIDFTSMLRTIAAARIIMPATIIRIAAGRKTMTEEQQAMCFMAGANAVFTGEKMLTTECNGWDDDAVLFERWGLQPMKSFAKSAAPAS; from the exons ATGCTGGCCCGGTCGTCTGCCAGAGTCCTCCTTCGCTGCCCCCCATTTCCaactgggttgggggggcaAACTCCGATAGTCGGAGCTTCGAGTCGCTGGCTGACGACACTCGGTCACCGCCGACAACAATCCACAGCTATCGCAGACGCAACAGCAAACGCAAACGATCAGGATGTAGCATCTATCCACGATAATGTTGAGCATCAACAGTGGGCGAGACAGGTTCTGCGGGATGCCGTTGCTGCCGCGGCGCCGAGATATACCTGGTcaaaggaggagacggcggccATCTACCACCAGCCCCTGATGGAACTTGCATTCCAAGCG GCCCAAGTCCACCGTCGATTCCATAACCCGTCCGAAGTCCAACTCTGCACCCTCATGAACATCAAGACAGGAGGCTGCAGCGAGGATTGTTCCTACTGCGCCCAGTCGACTCGCTACCAAAAAGGCACCGGCCTCCAAGCCAAGCGTGTCGAAACCGTCGAGACAGTCCTTGAAGCCGCCCGTATAGCCAAGGCCAATGGCAGCACACGCTTCTGCATGGGAGCCGCCTGGCGCGATATGCGTGGCCGCAACAACAGTCTGCGCAATGTGAAAGAGATGGTGTCGGGAGTGCGGGCCATGGGAATGGAGGTGTGCGTGACGCTGGGCATGATCGATGCCGAACAGGCCAAGGAGCTCCGCGAGGCTGGTCTCACAGCctacaaccacaacctcgaCACGAGCCGCGAGTTTTACCCTAGCATCATCTCGACCCGTACCTACGACGAGCGTCTCGCTACCCTGGGCCATGTTCGCGATGCTGGGATCAACGTCTGCTCGGGGGGTATTCTGGGTCTGGGCGAGACTGACAAGGACAGGATTGGATTGCTGCATACCGCTGCCACGCTGCCGAGCCACCCGGAAAGTTTCCCAGTGAATGCGCTGGTCCCCATCAAGGGTACGCCACTGGGTGACAGAAAGCCGATTGACTTCACCAGCATGCTGCGCACCATTGCCGCGGCGAGAATCATCATGCCGGCTACCATTATTCGTATCGCCGCGGGCCGCAAGACAATGACGGAGGAGCAGCAAGCCATGTGCTTCATGGCTGGAGCCAATGCTGTCTTTACGGGAGAAAAGATGCTCACGACAGAGTGCAAcggatgggatgatgatgctgtaTTGTTTGAACGTTGGGGCTTGCAGCCGATGAAGAGCTTTGCAAAGTCGGCGGCGCCAGCTAGCTAG
- a CDS encoding hypothetical protein (EggNog:ENOG503PRDX; antiSMASH:Cluster_2) encodes MDVEFKPNNNSITSESAPLIEPVDSASDQDLFMVPLKRPSPKLPSSRYRNVRPRSPPRPPATLKRTPQLPTEEQINQLIAMAYQSPPLSERAGDKMDAMVKTPPTTMFGSPMMSPEQNQGPSLSMVYHSPPMSSRNINDNLNSTGANSTPAIGGILSPNPSDDNHHPGKSSPNMASTTNDNPTTARNTSRSASPQQSTKASSVYDAPDDKKEAQPTTTTQLPPPIPPLSASRPAPSRPYNLSLTKANLGLALQLNPTQDSNLLAPPIDPNWALNPDSPMERASQMRATPDSAYDRARQMEIRRSEWKHIVYRFPVKGSGHWVIDCDLTESSHARLSDVAGRSSEGFEWNGDYELANIYRVLAQAHRKVGEEMRMERIGERKKGVTVQTAVAA; translated from the coding sequence ATGGACGTCGAGTTCAagcccaacaacaactccaTCACCAGCGAATCTGCCCCACTGATCGAGCCTGTCGATAGCGCCAGTGACCAGGACTTGTTCATGGTTCCCTTGAAAAGACCTTCTCCCAAGTTGCCGTCGTCTCGGTACAGAAACGTCCGCCCTCGCTCGCCTCCGCGCCCTCCAGCCACTCTCAAAAGAACGCCCCAACTACCCACTGAGGAGCAGATTAATCAACTCATCGCCATGGCTTATCAAAGTCCACCTCTGTCAGAACGTGCCGGTGATAAGATGGACGCCATGgtcaaaacaccaccaacaacaatgtTTGGATCGCCCATGATGTCCCCGGAACAGAACCAAGGACCATCTCTCTCCATGGTTTACCACAGTCCCCCCATGTCGAGCCGAAACATCAacgacaacctcaacagcaCCGGTGCCAACTCCACTCCCGCCATCGGCGGTATTTTGTCACCCAACCCGAGtgacgacaaccaccacccgggAAAGTCATCCCCCAACATGGCCTCCACGACAAAcgacaaccccaccaccgcccgcaACACCTCCCGTTCTGCCTCCCCCCAGCAGTCGACCAAAGCATCCTCTGTATACGACGCCCccgacgacaagaaggaagcccaaccaaccaccacgactcaactcccccctcccatcccacccctctccgcctcccgTCCCGCCCCCTCGAGGCCTTACAACCTCTCCCTAACCAAAGCcaacctcggcctcgccctccaactcaacccaacccaagaCAGCAACCTCCTGGCCCCGCCCATCGACCCAAACTGGGCATTAAACCCTGACTCTCCCATGGAGCGCGCCTCCCAGATGCGCGCCACACCCGACAGTGCCTATGACAGAGCCAGACAGATGGAGATTAGGCGCTCAGAGTGGAAGCACATCGTTTATCGGTTTCCTGTCAAAGGGTCGGGGCACTGGGTGATTGATTGTGACTTGACCGAGAGCAGCCACGCCAGGCTGAGCGATGTCGCGGGACGGAGCTCGGAGGGGTTTGAGTGGAATGGGGATTATGAGCTGGCGAACATTTATAGGGTGCTGGCGCAGGCGCATAGgaaggtgggagaggagatgaggatggagaggattggggagaggaagaagggtgTTACTGTGCagacggctgtggcggcttga
- a CDS encoding hypothetical protein (EggNog:ENOG502SEZR; COG:S; antiSMASH:Cluster_2): MISSKIVFFLAAALGAGSALASAIPVLEKRQRAPGASITYYKDENFQGDKQFFDKDRKDMQCYNLPSDWQNTISSYTNHNQVDWCCRWWTELDCPEKSEPLSTQTADALGAGKWNDAIKSYRCEANAEDFYYNPRPVAERDAEPALPELEVKAQDNEGYGSVTFCKDPLFQGECSSFGPTDKTLPLGSCVNFADEWKDAIDSFRNDDNSTCCSWFTGLDCDDNRFQATIATNITDTYFHDRIKAITCWDVADTVSCMRDDSPAK, encoded by the exons ATGATCTCTTCCAAgatcgtcttcttcctcgccgccgccctcggCGCTGGCTCTGCCCTTGCTTCAGCTATCCCCGTCCTCGAAAAGAGACAGCGTGCTCCTGGCGCCAGCATCACCTACTACAAGGATGAGAATTTCCAGGGCGACAAGCAGTTCTTTGACAAAGACCGCAAGGATATGCAGTGTT ACAACCTTCCCAGTGACTGGCAAAACACCATCAGCTCTTACACCAACCACAATCAGGTGGACTGGTGCTGTAGATGGTGGAC TGAGCTCGACTGTCCCGAGAAGTCGGAGCCCTTGAGCACCCAGACGGCCGACGCGCTGGGTGCCGGCAAGTGGAATGATGCAATCAAGTCGTATCGATGCGAAGCCAACGCCGAAGACTTCTACTATAACCCTCGTCCCGTGGCGGAGCGTGATGCCGAACCTGCCCTGCCTGAGCTGGAGGTGAAGGCTCAGGACAACGAGGGCTATGGCAGCGTCACCTTCTGCAAGGACCCCCTGTTCCAGGGTGAATGTTCCAGTTTTGGTCCCACTGACAAGACTCTGCCTCTCGGCTCCTGTG TCAACTTTGCCGATGAGTGGAAGGATGCCATTGATTCGTTCAGAAACGATGATAACAGCACCTGCTGCTCCTGGTTCAC TGGGCTCGACTGTGATGACAACCGTTTCCAGGCCACAATTGCCACCAACATTACCGACACATACTTCCACGACCGCATCAAGGCAATCACATGCTGGGATGTCGCGGATACCGTGAGTTGCATGCGTGATGACTCGCCTGCCAAATAG